TACTACGACGACGAGGACCCCTTCGACGTGCTGGTGCTCGTCGAGGACGCGACGTTTCCCGGCTGTGTCATCGAGGCCCGCCCCGTCGCGCTGATGAAGATGGACGACGACGGCGAGCAGGACGACAAGGTGATCGCCGTGCCGGTCGAGGACCCTCGCTACGATCACATCGAGGACCTCGAGGACATCCCCCAGCAGACGACCGACGAGATCGACGAGTTCTTCTCGACGTACAAGAACCTCGAGGAAGGCAAGGAGGTCGAAACCCTGGGCTGGGAGGACCGCGAGGCCGCCTACGACGCCATCGAGCACGCCCAGGAGCTCTACGAGGAGAACTTC
This window of the Halalkalicoccus subterraneus genome carries:
- a CDS encoding inorganic diphosphatase; the protein is YYDDEDPFDVLVLVEDATFPGCVIEARPVALMKMDDDGEQDDKVIAVPVEDPRYDHIEDLEDIPQQTTDEIDEFFSTYKNLEEGKEVETLGWEDREAAYDAIEHAQELYEENF